One segment of Toxoplasma gondii ME49 chromosome VI, whole genome shotgun sequence DNA contains the following:
- the POLR2E gene encoding DNA-directed RNA polymerase II RPB5 (encoded by transcript TGME49_240590~Gene product name based on ToxoDB Community Expert Annotation.), with product MEDSTRRLFRARKTCCDMLQDRGYIVSAQEKNESWNDFLQRFKENECNRSRMLLIASHKVDPDNRVIVYFADETKKTGVKPIRELTERMEERNIQRAILVTQNVLTAFARDAISEAAPRHIIENFMESELLVNITKHELVPKHVPLTNDEKQNLLNRYRVKEIQLPRIQSADPVARYFGLSRGQVVKIIRPSETAGRYVTYRLVV from the exons atggaggACAGCACAAGAAGACTATTTCGAGCACGGAAGACGTGCTGTGACATGCTCCAGGACCGCGGCTACATCGTGTCCGCACAGGAGAAGAATGAATCGTGGAATGATTTTCTGCAGAGATTCAAAGAGAATGAGTGCAA CCGTTCGCGAATGCTTTTAATCGCATCACACAAAGTAGATCCTGACAATCGGGTTATTGTCTACTTTGCCGATGAGACAAAGAAGACCGGTGTGAAGCCGATCAGAGA GCTTACGGAGCGAATGGAGGAAAGAAATATACAGAGGGCGATTTTGGTGACGCAGAACGTCCTGACAGCCTTCGCCAGAGAT GCGATTAGCGAGGCAGCTCCGCGCCACATTATAGAGAACTTCATGGAGTCGGAGTTGTTG GTCAACATTACAAAGCATGAGCTAGTGCCGAAGCACGTGCCCCTGACAAACGACGAGAAGCAAAATCTCCTCAATAGATATCGA GTCAAAGAGATTCAGCTTCCAAGGATTCAATCGGCAGACCCAGTTGCACGCTATTTTGGCTTGTCCCGTGGACAG GTCGTCAAAATCATCCGACCCAGTGAAACGGCGGGACGGTACGTGACTTACCGTCTTGTTGTGTGA